A stretch of DNA from Triticum dicoccoides isolate Atlit2015 ecotype Zavitan chromosome 2A, WEW_v2.0, whole genome shotgun sequence:
atataataagatgtatttggataaacaccaattctcattgaggtcttaaatgcattcatgtaatttttagatggagagacttgttaatgttcattacattgacaaggaggcattcttgagtaacaatgccgacacgggtgaggaaccattggtttttgatagaagccctagctatgaggatgttgttgcaaaagtgagacaagtcttgaagtggatggacaccaatgttgatgttaagttaataggaaggtatgatgttggagttggagccaaatctcgcttgaaaagtatgcctatcacctcggatttgcattgggatgtatacaaggaaaaagtatcccaatcggaagacaagtcacttgaattgtttgccACCACTGAATCTCCTCGGTTTACCTTTGATTTGAACCGGCATGTCTCTTCCCCAATGGATGACATGAGCGAGAGGACAATGGTGCCACTTGTTGAGCATAGGGTTGTGGTTGATGCCCCCAATGTTTATCCCCCACCATGTCCCCGTGTACCAACTATCaaagcaaatgaggttgagttgtatgcccccaatgcttctagccaaccaccaactagccaagcaaatgaggttgagttgtatgcccccaatgcttctagccaaccaccaactagccaagcaaatgaggttgagttgtatgcccccaatgcttctagccaacgaccaactagccaagcaaatgaagttgaggtgattgctagtgacggagtaattcaagaggatgaagatgcttaTGATGACGAGAAGAGCAAGAAGAAGGGTTTCATGGCAATGATGTTGGTGACTTGGATGTGTACATAGCGCAAAAGGACATGGATCGTGACTTGCCTTTTAGGCGTCAATATGCgtatgactcggatgacgagggtccagttgaacagttggacgaggatggattcacaaaggaggagaaccaaatccactttgagctgacgggcttacaaaaaagaactcacttATTTAAAGATCTCGGCCTTGCCCATAAAGCTGTTGTTGGCGGTGGAATGAGaatgacggcgattgagccaacaccATGCCCGGATCCAGGAGAACCAAGGGTGGAGAATGAGGACGAGAATGCTTATTTGAAGAAAGGATTGAAGTTTTTGAGCTTGCCTATGCTGAAGTTTTGGTTGGCTGACTATGCCATTCGAAACCATAGGCCAATTTATGTTGAGCACTCCGACATGAAATTGCGTTACACCGTGGTGTGTGAGCAAAAGGAATGCACATGGAAGGTTCGTGCAAGAAAGCTTAAAGAAACCGAAGAATGGGTGTTAACAAGTTGTGATACCACTCATAGATGCAAACCGCCATCGAAACGACTTAGAAAGACACACCGTCAACTCACATCTGAGTATCATGGATACAAATGGATGAAAGACATAGCCTTTGATCCCACTGTGAAAGTGAGGTTTCTCATGCGGACGGTGAAAAAACAATTTGGTTATGAagtcaagtatgggaaggcatggaaggcaaaggcaaatgctattaggatgttgtacggtggttatgaagaagcatacaaccagctcccaaggttgttggccgccattgcacataggaacccgggcatgtttcatgtggtcgaggatcacgagggagtgttccaccgtgccttctggagttatggacaatatgtggaggcgtttcagcattgtcgtccggtcttgtctatagatggcacgttcttgaccggtagatataagggcacactaatggtagcaatggcgcactcatcaaacgacaacgtgttgccatgtgcatttgctttggtgccttccgagcaccaagacaactgggagtggttcatgggtcatgttaggcacaacgtgattggggctagggaggtatgcatcatatcggaccgacatcatggcatactcaaggcaatggacattgttattccaggatttccaaagcttcaccacagatggtgcatgaggcatttcgtggccaacttttaccgggcatgtaagagcaaggagctcagcaaagACCTTACCCATGTATGTGTGGCCTTCACCACCCAAGGTTTCGATGCTCGTTACAACAAACTCTCTGCAGCGGTGAACGAAGGGGGAAAAGACTTCTTAACTAGGAATTTAAGTGAGAAGCACAAGTGGGCACGCGCTCATGACGATGGTGGTTGGCGATATGGCGACATGACGAGCAATCTCGTAGAATGTTTCAACAATGTGTTGAAGGGTGCTCGTGCTTTGCCGGTGACTGCAATAGTGGAGTACACCTTCTTCAAGCTTAATGAGTACTTTCAGAGGCATTCTGAAGAGACTGCAAAATGGATAGGTGAAAAAAAGGATTATCCGGaaaaggttgatgaatggttgcaGTTACAAGCAAGCAAGTCTTCACGACAACAAGTTATCGTATTCGATAGACTTGAAATGATCTATCAAATTGATGAGCCAGGTGGCACAACACGAGATGGTAGACAATATGGTGGTGCTGCATTCGAGGTGAAACTGAAGACTCGGTGGTGCCAGTGCGAGAGGCCTAGTAAGTATCATTGGCCATGCTCGCATTTGATAACGGCGGCGAAGGCGAGAAACATACATGTTAATGATGGAAAAACCGTGAGGATGCAAGAGTTCCATGTGgaagctactaggttgacatgggcgCCAAGATTTCAACCTTTCTTGGACCAATGCCTGAGTACCATGGCCCTCATATTAGGCCAGACCCTCTTCTGAAGGTGGAGACGAAGGGTAGAAGGAGAACTAAGAGGTTCAGGGGTGATATGGATGACCTGGCTGGATACACTGGCATGAAACAATTTGGTAGCGGTCATTTCATGGAGGCTCCTGACATTATCAACTGTGGGGTGTGCGGTGAAGGGGGACACAATGAGCGGACatgcaaaaaaaagaaaaccaaaaaaagaaaaacaagtcgtggaggcggcaccgatggtgaaagaggtggaagaggtgacggtggtggtggtcgaggaAGAACGAGTGTCAGAGGTGGTAGTGGTGGTCGTAGagggagcacaagtgctagaggtgctagtgttcgtagagggagcacaagtgctagaggtggtggtcgagcaggcacaagtgctagaggtggtcgtGGTCGAAgaggaagcacaagtgctagaggtggtcgtAGAGGAATGGTTGATAATGGATCGGCCTTCGGTTATTTGTTTAATCCAGATGGTTGATCTAATAATAATGGTATATTATTTGTTCATACAATTCCTAGCATTTATGCATTTGCTCTCTTAATGTCTTGTGCTAACAATTGTtctttttgtaggcatggcttcatccggttccaggaCGAGGCCACCGTGCGCGGACCAAGAGGACATGCCGAAGACGTGGTTGGAGGCCAGTTtggacaagaagaaggagaaggatgtgCCCACACCACCATGTTGGTGTGGTGATGTTTGCAAGCTGAAGGTGTCCACTGACCGCAACAAGTCATGGACAGAAGGTAGAAGGTTTTTCGTGTGTCCCAACTGTGCACATGATCGTCGAAGGCCAACTAACGCATATGACATACCACCGGTATGTTAGGTGTACATATAAAAAACATCAACAAGTTGTCACTCATATGTCTAACAAAATCATGGTTTATATGTAGTCCCCTCCTCCACTTTGCAAGTACTTCACTTGGATAGATCACGAGGTACCAAAAGATATCCAAGAGGACCAACGTGCAGATTGGTTACGGAGGCAGCGCCTATTCGAGGAGTCCTATGCACGGGGATTGGAGCGGGAGCGTCGTGAGAAGGAGGCTCGTGAGCGCAAGAAGCGTGAGCAAGAGAGGGCACGCAAAGAGAAGGCGGCTCGTCAAGAAGAGAGGGCAAGCAAACTTGCAAGGGCTCGCGATGCACGAGAGGAGGACgaggcacgtgacaagaagggaaAGTGGCCCCGGACTACTCAGTAGACAAATGGAAAGGCACCGGCGTCGATGATGAACTGTCGAGACTTTGTTTAATGTATGAACTTATTATTCGAGACCTTGTGTGGTCATGAACTATTTCTGTCATTCGAGACTATTTGAGATTATGTGCAAACTATGTTCGTCATTCGAGACTAGTTGATATGCTTTGTTCATATTTTTGGTTGAGAGTAGCATGCTTTGTTCATATTTAACAGTGTTTGCTAGTTGTTGCTAAGCAAAAACTTTAACAAGTTGTGTGCAAAAACACCAGGcccacacccagacgccagggtccttggcgtctgcctcccacacccagacgccagggtccctggcgtctgcctcccacacccagacgccagggtccctggcgtctggcttgctttgctcacgcaggtgaccagacaggccgtctggtgtgtctgatggacacccagacgccaaggtcactggcgtctgcctcccacacccagacgccagggtccctggcgtctggcttgctttgctcacgcaggtgaccagacaggccgtctggtgtgtctgatggacacccagacgccaaggtcactggcgtctgcctcccacacccagacgccagggtccctggcgtctggcttgctttgctcacgcaggtgaccagacaggccgtctggtgtgtctgatggacacccagacgccaaggtcactggcgtctgcctcccacacccagacgccagggtccctggcgtctggcttgcTTTGCTCACGCAGGTGACCAGACAGGCCGTCTGGTGTGTCTGATGGACACCCAAACGCCAAGGTCACTGGCGTCTGGTGTCCAGAAAGCATTCCTGTCTAATGGATAAGATTCGAGTGGATAAGATTTTGGGCCCACCTCTACCCCTCTCATCCATTCATCTCCACCTCTACCCCTCTCATTTCACTCATATCCACCCACTCTCACCTCTAGCCCTGCCAACGTCACTCCCTCGTCCAGCACCCTAACCCCCCCCCCTCAGATCTCTCACAAATCGGTCCGGTTTCACCGTTGGATCTTCAGGATTTCGAGACTAGAAGGTAAATCAACTCCACCCCCATTTTTTGATTGGTTTAATTTATCATACTTTTGTGAAAACCCTAGTTTGTTTTCCTCTTGGTTTAATGTATCATAGGTTAGCTACTAAGAGATTTGTGTGCTGTAGATGGCTAACGAAACTCAGTGGGTGCTTAGCCCTGTTGTTCATGTGCATGGCTTGTCTCCATGTATTGTGCAAGTTAGTCAAGTGGACCTCACTTTCGATTGGTTGAAGACTAAATTCATGTTGAAGCAAGGGTTGAAGAAAGAGGATTTTGTGTACTACGTCAGCAGGAGGAAGTCAGATGGCCCCGGGGAAAGAAAATTGGTTGACATAACTGATGATGACAAGATTCAAGAAATGCtggaagaatggaaatggaaaagggttgttgacttgcattgctacaggaaaccgagttatatgtgatgttcatgtcgtttcaaccatcgtggtcatgaactacttatgtcaTTCGAGACTATTTGTGTAATTTGAACTATGTTTGTAATTTGCATTGTATCGTAGACCATCGTGGTCATGAACTAAGTTTGTAATTTGAACTATGTTTGTCATTTGTCAACTATAGTGTtatgaaaagactatgcaatgctTATGTATGTA
This window harbors:
- the LOC119359435 gene encoding U1 small nuclear ribonucleoprotein 70 kDa-like, producing the protein MASSGSRTRPPCADQEDMPKTWLEASLDKKKEKDVPTPPCWCGDVCKLKVSTDRNKSWTEGRRFFVCPNCAHDRRRPTNAYDIPPSPPPLCKYFTWIDHEVPKDIQEDQRADWLRRQRLFEESYARGLERERREKEARERKKREQERARKEKAARQEERASKLARARDAREEDEARDKKGKWPRTTQ